A window of Nocardia arthritidis genomic DNA:
GCATGGGCACGATCCCGCTGTTCTCCGGATCGGCGTGCCGCACCAGCGCGCGCAGCTCCGGATGCCATTCGCGGATCGAATCGAGTATCCGGCTCGGGTCGCCGTCCGCGGGCGCCGGGCCGGGCATCAGGAAAACCCAGCGGATATAGCTGGAGACGTCGGGCAGCCGCACATCCGGCGCCATGGTCTGCGCGGCGAGCGCGGGTGACCGACGAAAACGCATGGCGCCCAGCATCAATTGAATATCCGGGCTGGTGACGAAGAGGCTCCGCCCGGAAACCAACCCCGCGAATCGCTCGGTGAGCGGGGTGCGCCCGATGGCGGCGCAGATGGGTAGTTCGCGCATCTCGACCTGCGGCAGGAGTTGTCTGCGCACCTTGGAGCCCAAGCCGTCCGCGCCGATGACCAGATCGGCCGATGCGCTGCGGCCGTCGGCGAACGCCAATTCGACGTTCCCATCGGGCAATTCGGTATACCGCTCGAACCTGTGGCCGAACCGGACATGGTCGGCGACACCGGCGAACAGCAGGTGGCGCAGCACATTGCGGTCGAACATCCGGCCGTGATGGCTGAATTCGGGCTTGTCGAGCGTGGTCAGCTGTGGATCCACGGTGCGTGTGGTGCCGTGGAATTCGTCGCCGATCGCCTCGAGCAGCTCGTGCAGCCGGGTGGGTACCGCGCGGCGTAACGCCGCGAAGCCCGCCTCCTCCAAGGTGATTCGGTATCCCTGGAAGCGGGCCTGCAGCGCCGTATCTCGCTCGTAGACATCGACCTGGAATCCTGCCGCCAGTAACCGATGGGCCGATGCCAAACCGCCGAGTCCGGCGCCGATGATCGCAATTCGCATGCGGCTCAGCGTGCTCGGATCATCTTGCGGCGCGCTTGCGCCGCACATGCGTCGGCTCGGGACACGC
This region includes:
- a CDS encoding FAD-dependent oxidoreductase, whose protein sequence is MRIAIIGAGLGGLASAHRLLAAGFQVDVYERDTALQARFQGYRITLEEAGFAALRRAVPTRLHELLEAIGDEFHGTTRTVDPQLTTLDKPEFSHHGRMFDRNVLRHLLFAGVADHVRFGHRFERYTELPDGNVELAFADGRSASADLVIGADGLGSKVRRQLLPQVEMRELPICAAIGRTPLTERFAGLVSGRSLFVTSPDIQLMLGAMRFRRSPALAAQTMAPDVRLPDVSSYIRWVFLMPGPAPADGDPSRILDSIREWHPELRALVRHADPENSGIVPMRLGDPLPAWQTRAVTLLGDAGHLAPPGGNGANVALLHTDQLAAELIEVRDGDSDLPTAVARYEQRLREYTAIGRTEVERVYDNFARLRADSR